In Zingiber officinale cultivar Zhangliang chromosome 3B, Zo_v1.1, whole genome shotgun sequence, a single window of DNA contains:
- the LOC121967688 gene encoding probable signal peptidase complex subunit 2: protein MGSSGAAKSPKKINLLDHHSIKHLLDESVTEVVKSRGYTEDVRLSNVRLLIGSIIIAIALLAQFYPKKFPENKDFLLTCIGLYVVFNALLQFISYTKEKNAFLFTHPPAGSYSTGLVVSSKLPRFSDIYTLTIASADPKSISANKPVVLTKSVTKWFTKEGLLVEGLFWKDVAKLIDDYNGDRKSK, encoded by the exons ATGGGGAGCAGCGGCGCGGCGAAGAGCCCAAAAAAGATTAACCTCCTTGATCATCACTCCATCAAGCATCTTCTCGATGAATCCGTCACCGAG GTCGTTAAGAGTCGGGGGTACACTGAAGATGTGAGGCTGAGCAACGTCAGGCTGCTGATCGGATCCATCATTATCGCGATCGCGCTGCTCGCACAGTTCTATCCGAAAAAGTTCCCGGAAAACAAGGATTTTCTTCTCACTTGCATCGGATT GTATGTAGTATTTAATGCGCTGTTGCAGTTCATTAGTTACACAAAGGAGAAGAATGCGTTCCTTTTCACTCACCCTCCTGCT GGATCCTATAGTACGGGTTTGGTTGTGTCTTCCAAGCTGCCAAGGTTCTCTGATATTTACACCCTTACAATAGCCAGTGCCGATCCAAAGTCCATTTCTGCTAATAAGCCAGTTGTCCTGACGAAGAGTGTCACAAAATG GTTTACCAAGGAAGGTCTTCTTGTTGAAGGTCTTTTCTGGAAAGATGTTGCGAAACTGATTGACGATTACAATGGCGACCGGAAGAGCAAATGA